The following are encoded together in the Ignavibacteria bacterium genome:
- a CDS encoding ATP-binding protein, translating to MKTNNKIRILFLSVILVLVLFLIGYLYIRNREISIYMQSKHLSDEKIVEKVLDLKAASFLKPTIDNSAWDDMFKFIKTKDTVWAKENFNAILETFNMNFLSVYDVSGRNIFAETDTVSNYLRISENEILEWFKNDKTFHTFLRQDESIYEIFAAVVVPTYDIYYTTKEVGYLLSAKKWDSEYINEVSKITGFELEINLSEQKSHPPFNDNKEIIYRQLKDYQDKFLAELIFSTQIEFQSELSNIKKLLFVGFGVLVITILFFVYFTNKWLTIPLKNIVKSLEEDDLIYVSNLLDQKNEFGDVANLVKKFKEQKENLIREVNEKTEATKRYKALLEAQPDLMFIFDKDGTFLEYYAPDVSIFIDKTENIIGSNIKDYLETPASNNFIEILRKVSSNQIVEPFEYDINLPNGKLSFETRFVSLGESRILSIVRNVTERKISEEALKNEKRLSDAIIETLPGGFFMTDLDGNYIRKNEFSKKMRFVNIKYEHDENIFRYVYNEDLLNAKKSIQDAKESGHSEIELRFEFQTGIIQWFYLSIQRLDVENNSFLIGTSLETTKRKQSEQELIKARDKAEESERLKTSFLANMSHELRTPMVGILGYSDMLRSELTKDDHYTMADSIFNSGNRLMETLNLILDLSRIEAGKLELNNKRFNICETVKTAVNLYKKLAESKGLKVQSENCDKSISVNLDERLVRDIINNIINNAIKYTIEGGVVVKLNEILIENKRYVAIVTKDTGIGIPADKLDLIFEEFRQVSEGLNRGFEGTGLGLSLTKKFVEKMGGFITVTSELEKGSVFTVTLPTNLDADFKEEIINQELEISQDLKSTTVKKEIVSENERKRILAVDNDDTTLMLIDTFLSGYYVLDKAKNGEGAINLANLNKYDLILMDINLGNDDGLYVTKKIREIKGYKNVPVVALTAYAMVGDREKFIKGGVNDYISKPFLKIDLLNLIKKLLQ from the coding sequence ATGAAGACTAATAATAAAATTAGGATACTATTTCTTTCCGTCATCTTGGTATTAGTGTTATTTCTTATCGGGTATTTATACATCCGCAACAGAGAAATAAGCATCTACATGCAATCAAAACATCTCAGTGATGAAAAAATCGTTGAAAAAGTACTTGACTTAAAAGCCGCAAGTTTCCTGAAACCTACAATTGATAATTCAGCCTGGGATGATATGTTTAAGTTTATTAAAACAAAAGATACAGTCTGGGCAAAAGAAAACTTCAATGCTATTCTTGAGACTTTTAATATGAATTTTTTAAGCGTTTACGATGTATCCGGCAGAAACATTTTTGCTGAAACCGATACAGTATCTAATTATCTGAGAATAAGCGAAAATGAAATATTGGAGTGGTTTAAAAACGATAAAACATTTCACACTTTTCTCAGACAGGATGAATCGATATATGAAATATTTGCAGCGGTTGTAGTTCCAACGTATGATATTTATTATACAACAAAAGAAGTCGGATATTTATTATCTGCAAAAAAATGGGATTCCGAGTACATTAATGAGGTCAGCAAAATAACCGGCTTCGAACTGGAGATAAATCTTTCAGAGCAAAAATCGCACCCACCATTTAACGATAATAAAGAGATTATATACAGACAATTGAAAGATTATCAGGACAAATTTTTAGCAGAATTAATATTCTCGACACAAATTGAATTTCAGTCCGAGTTAAGTAATATAAAGAAACTATTATTCGTTGGTTTTGGAGTTTTAGTTATTACTATTTTATTCTTTGTGTATTTTACTAATAAGTGGTTAACTATACCACTTAAAAATATTGTCAAAAGTCTTGAAGAAGACGACTTAATATACGTTAGCAATTTATTGGATCAGAAAAACGAGTTTGGTGATGTTGCAAATCTCGTTAAGAAATTTAAAGAGCAGAAAGAAAATCTTATCAGGGAGGTGAATGAAAAAACCGAGGCTACCAAAAGATATAAAGCACTTCTTGAAGCACAACCAGACCTAATGTTTATATTTGATAAAGACGGAACTTTTCTGGAATATTACGCACCTGATGTTAGTATTTTTATTGATAAAACAGAGAATATTATTGGGAGTAATATTAAAGATTACTTAGAGACACCAGCGTCAAATAATTTTATAGAAATATTAAGAAAGGTTTCTTCAAATCAAATAGTTGAACCGTTTGAATATGACATTAATTTACCAAACGGAAAGCTTTCTTTTGAAACCAGGTTCGTATCATTAGGTGAAAGCAGAATACTATCCATAGTTAGGAATGTAACAGAGCGGAAGATTTCAGAAGAGGCATTAAAAAACGAAAAGCGATTAAGCGATGCTATAATAGAAACACTTCCGGGGGGCTTCTTTATGACCGATCTTGACGGTAATTATATAAGAAAAAATGAATTCAGTAAAAAAATGCGGTTTGTTAATATTAAATATGAACACGATGAAAATATTTTTCGTTATGTTTACAATGAAGATTTATTAAATGCTAAAAAATCAATTCAGGACGCTAAAGAATCGGGTCATTCTGAAATAGAACTGAGGTTCGAATTCCAAACCGGCATAATACAATGGTTTTATCTGTCAATTCAAAGATTAGATGTAGAGAATAATTCTTTTCTTATAGGTACGAGCCTAGAAACCACAAAAAGGAAGCAATCGGAACAGGAATTAATTAAAGCCAGAGATAAAGCTGAAGAATCCGAAAGACTAAAGACAAGTTTTTTGGCTAATATGAGTCATGAGTTACGTACTCCAATGGTAGGAATATTAGGATATTCAGATATGTTAAGAAGCGAACTCACTAAGGATGATCATTATACCATGGCAGACAGTATATTTAATAGCGGAAACCGGTTAATGGAGACATTGAATTTAATTTTAGATTTATCAAGAATAGAAGCAGGAAAATTAGAATTAAATAATAAAAGATTTAATATATGCGAAACAGTTAAGACAGCTGTTAATCTTTATAAAAAACTGGCAGAATCAAAGGGATTAAAAGTTCAAAGTGAAAATTGCGACAAATCAATCTCAGTTAACTTAGATGAAAGATTGGTTAGAGATATAATAAACAACATTATTAATAACGCGATAAAATATACAATAGAAGGTGGTGTTGTTGTTAAATTAAACGAGATATTAATCGAGAATAAACGGTATGTAGCCATAGTAACAAAGGATACCGGCATAGGGATACCAGCTGACAAACTTGACCTTATATTTGAAGAGTTCCGGCAGGTTAGCGAAGGACTAAACAGGGGTTTTGAAGGAACAGGACTTGGATTAAGCCTGACGAAAAAATTTGTTGAAAAGATGGGTGGTTTTATAACTGTAACAAGTGAATTAGAAAAGGGGTCAGTATTTACAGTAACACTGCCGACTAACTTGGATGCTGATTTTAAAGAAGAGATTATTAACCAGGAACTTGAAATTTCACAAGATTTGAAAAGCACCACAGTTAAAAAAGAGATAGTCTCGGAAAATGAAAGGAAAAGAATATTGGCTGTCGATAATGATGATACTACATTAATGCTGATTGATACTTTTCTGAGTGGTTATTATGTTCTTGATAAAGCGAAAAATGGCGAGGGTGCAATTAATCTGGCAAATTTGAATAAGTACGATTTGATCTTGATGGATATAAATTTAGGAAATGATGATGGATTATATGTGACGAAAAAAATCAGGGAAATAAAAGGATATAAAAATGTTCCTGTAGTAGCTTTAACGGCATACGCTATGGTCGGAGACAGGGAAAAATTTATTAAAGGTGGAGTAAATGATTATATTTCAAAACCATTTTTAAAAATTGATTTATTGAATCTTATAAAGAAATTATTGCAATAA
- a CDS encoding UvrD-helicase domain-containing protein produces the protein MMKNLYIYQASAGSGKTRTLVQEYLILAFKNPGNYKHILAVTFTNKATEEMKTRIIDYLVKLSEGNDEKLAQDIISTLKQRGWYSKTFDISKTAAQVLSGILHDYSSFNISTIDSFCVRIIKAFAKELGLPVGFNLELDTDMVLDEITSSMLDSIDTDYLLTKYLSEYLDSRLDDEKTWNIDKDIKEFGKQIVSENFWLRKLNSTEDVYDDKNKVLELVNDIRQVKFSYENNLKLKSHSIIELINQEGLTHADLAGGSKSGILAYCEKLQKGPAEPYKTLTKYFNEGKSFFKNNAKIENDVIRFYSEIIHLISTQARSYNTANIIFKTIYNIGILGDLLRFLNSYRKKNRTILSTDINSFLRLLISDDISPFIYEKLGIKLNYFMLDEFQDTSRFQWDNLKPLIINSLSENNNSLIVGDVKQSIYRWRNGDMRLLLYGVKRDLHAFSSMISEESLKTNWRSHKQIVDFNNRFFLTLKNRFANLDDSSNEYMIQSYEENSTKQLISGEKTDGYVEVNFYEEDKETGISANEQSEKRVTEIINEILKDNYSLGDVLVLVRKTKDGREISESIAKAGYSVVSEQSLLLISSAKINFIVSTLKYLNDSRNKLSRTEMLYNYNQIKNLNYSNSDILNDSIELNGKIFVEIMPDEFFKDDEKPKHLPVLYNLTVYELVEHIISIFELNNDADPYIVKFLEEVNRFAQEKESDIYSFLDYWEDNKHKLSISVPDNMNSVRVMTIHKSKGLESRIVIIPYANWSIEIDGNKDKIWASTSEAPFNKASAYYVKAVKEAKSTYFEKDYLEESKLVRLDNINLLYVSMTRPTDRLYLNVPVKSVSSIADSIKSSIESDFEVKNNKLILGERTIFKDEDNGKSKNKIRKEFIKLESINSSPYFKKLFIRPSYRKLKVIGNERFRLKTDNGVVVHKLLSYITTKHDIDSALIKGLMEGIISSAEKEKFKTLLTKTTESEETRDWFDGSYSVKSESEILTTDNRILRPDRVMMKNDCTVIVDYKTGREEQKHSSQLDEYAEILSEMGYKKVHKYLLYITDKANEIKIKVKDLNGGMNE, from the coding sequence ATGATGAAGAATTTATACATATATCAAGCATCAGCAGGTTCAGGTAAAACACGTACACTCGTACAGGAATACCTTATCCTTGCTTTCAAAAATCCTGGTAACTATAAGCATATTCTCGCTGTCACATTCACGAATAAAGCTACAGAGGAAATGAAAACCCGTATCATCGACTATCTTGTGAAACTGTCAGAAGGTAATGATGAAAAGCTTGCTCAGGATATCATATCAACCTTGAAACAACGCGGATGGTACAGCAAAACTTTTGATATTTCAAAAACTGCTGCACAGGTTCTAAGCGGTATTCTGCATGATTATTCTAGCTTCAACATTAGTACAATTGACAGTTTCTGCGTTAGAATTATTAAAGCTTTCGCAAAAGAACTTGGTCTGCCTGTTGGTTTTAATCTTGAACTCGATACCGATATGGTTCTTGATGAAATTACATCCTCTATGCTCGACAGCATCGATACTGATTATTTGCTCACTAAATATTTATCAGAATATCTGGATTCCCGTCTTGATGATGAAAAGACATGGAACATCGATAAAGACATAAAAGAGTTTGGTAAACAAATTGTAAGTGAAAACTTCTGGCTTCGTAAACTTAACAGTACGGAAGATGTTTATGATGATAAGAATAAGGTACTTGAACTCGTTAATGATATTAGGCAAGTCAAATTCTCGTATGAAAATAATCTTAAATTAAAATCCCATAGTATAATCGAATTAATAAATCAGGAAGGATTAACCCACGCCGACCTTGCTGGCGGTTCAAAGTCAGGTATCCTTGCTTATTGCGAAAAGCTTCAAAAAGGACCTGCTGAACCGTATAAAACTCTCACAAAATATTTCAACGAAGGAAAAAGTTTCTTTAAAAATAATGCAAAAATCGAAAATGATGTCATACGTTTTTATTCTGAAATCATCCATCTGATCAGTACGCAAGCGAGATCTTACAACACAGCAAATATAATCTTCAAAACTATATACAACATTGGTATTCTCGGCGATCTCTTAAGGTTCCTTAATTCTTACAGGAAGAAAAACAGAACAATTTTATCAACAGATATTAACAGTTTCCTAAGGTTGTTGATTAGCGATGATATTTCACCGTTTATATACGAAAAGCTTGGCATAAAACTAAATTATTTTATGCTCGATGAATTTCAGGATACTTCTCGGTTTCAATGGGACAATTTAAAACCTCTTATTATCAACTCACTCAGCGAAAACAATAATTCACTCATTGTCGGCGACGTAAAACAATCAATCTATAGATGGCGTAATGGAGATATGCGTCTTCTCCTGTACGGTGTTAAAAGGGACCTGCACGCTTTCAGTTCAATGATTAGTGAGGAATCACTAAAAACAAACTGGCGTTCTCATAAACAAATCGTTGATTTTAACAACAGGTTTTTCTTGACTCTTAAAAACAGGTTTGCAAATCTTGACGATTCTTCGAACGAATACATGATTCAGTCATACGAGGAAAATTCAACGAAACAACTAATAAGCGGAGAAAAAACTGACGGTTACGTAGAGGTAAATTTCTATGAAGAAGATAAAGAGACAGGTATAAGCGCGAATGAACAGTCAGAAAAGCGAGTTACTGAAATTATTAATGAAATTTTAAAAGATAACTATAGTCTTGGTGACGTACTGGTTCTTGTACGCAAAACAAAAGATGGCAGAGAAATCTCTGAATCTATCGCGAAAGCAGGTTATAGTGTTGTCTCGGAACAGTCTCTTCTATTAATATCTTCAGCAAAAATAAATTTTATCGTAAGTACACTTAAATATCTGAACGACAGTCGTAATAAGCTATCAAGAACAGAAATGCTTTATAATTATAACCAGATTAAAAATCTGAATTATTCGAATTCGGATATTTTAAATGATTCAATCGAATTAAACGGAAAGATTTTTGTTGAAATCATGCCCGATGAATTCTTTAAAGATGATGAAAAACCTAAACATCTTCCCGTTCTTTACAACCTTACCGTTTATGAACTTGTCGAACATATAATTAGTATTTTTGAACTCAATAACGATGCTGATCCTTACATAGTAAAATTTTTGGAGGAGGTGAACAGGTTTGCTCAGGAAAAAGAATCTGACATATATTCATTCCTTGATTATTGGGAAGACAATAAACATAAACTTTCTATAAGCGTTCCTGACAATATGAATTCTGTAAGAGTAATGACCATTCATAAATCAAAAGGACTCGAAAGCAGAATAGTAATCATTCCTTATGCAAACTGGAGTATAGAAATAGACGGTAACAAAGATAAAATCTGGGCTTCAACCTCCGAGGCACCATTTAATAAAGCATCTGCTTATTATGTGAAAGCAGTGAAAGAGGCGAAGTCCACATATTTCGAAAAAGATTACCTTGAAGAATCTAAACTGGTCAGGCTCGATAACATCAACCTTCTCTACGTAAGTATGACCCGTCCAACTGACAGGCTGTATTTGAACGTGCCCGTCAAATCTGTATCATCTATTGCCGATTCAATAAAATCTTCCATTGAATCAGATTTTGAAGTCAAGAATAACAAACTTATTCTCGGGGAAAGGACAATTTTCAAGGATGAAGATAATGGAAAAAGTAAGAATAAGATAAGAAAGGAATTTATAAAACTTGAAAGTATTAACTCGTCACCATATTTTAAAAAACTGTTCATAAGACCTTCATATCGAAAGCTAAAAGTGATCGGAAATGAGAGGTTTCGATTAAAGACTGATAATGGAGTAGTTGTCCATAAACTTCTCTCATACATAACTACCAAGCACGATATTGATTCTGCGCTCATTAAGGGATTAATGGAAGGCATAATCAGTTCAGCAGAAAAGGAGAAGTTTAAAACTCTGCTGACCAAAACAACAGAATCGGAAGAAACACGTGATTGGTTCGACGGTAGCTATAGCGTTAAATCTGAGTCTGAGATACTTACTACCGATAACCGGATTCTGCGTCCCGATAGGGTAATGATGAAAAACGACTGCACCGTTATAGTAGATTACAAAACCGGACGCGAAGAACAAAAACACAGCTCACAACTGGACGAATATGCTGAAATTCTGTCTGAAATGGGTTATAAAAAAGTTCATAAATATCTGCTGTATATCACCGACAAAGCGAACGAAATAAAAATTAAAGTGAAAGACCTTAACGGAGGAATGAATGAATAA
- a CDS encoding PD-(D/E)XK nuclease family protein yields MNNFIASVAAKIFAAHSGNLGSVLVVFPSRRAGVYFRKELSALLDKPVWSPAVMSINEFVVSFSKLELADKLTLIMKLYKSYSKHFIEEPFDEFYSWGEMLLKDFDEVDRYLVNAELLFRKLKDEKEIEHRFQTELNEYAKNFWGSLINLRSDNEYAKKFLDIWNSLFEIYSGFRNDLTKDGLAYEGLAAREIAENIGNSSSFDKYVKVYFAGFNSLNKCELKIISSLKEKDKSVIFWDADNYYLDDIKQESGSFIRKFHEQIGGEIILSDDSLTSGTKQIEVVGSPLNSGMVKAFGSKLEQEIKGRKVSPENTLVVIPDASGLLPVLYSIPANSGNLNVTMGLPLKSTPLYNLISIINKLHSGKIFEDEKPKFYYKDVINLLLHPYIKFASAKDIFAFIRKVREENIAYIDVFKEFLNTLGNKSIKIILTQIFTSGPDVNELINNLNGIINSLAIRIEESTDSDGDYKVFQLEYLYCFSTQLNRLADALTAGDVRLNQFTFWNMLKQILNSTGVVFTGEPLKGLQVMGLLESRNLSFENVFILYMNEDSMPTTNQMLSYIPYSLRKSFGMPTYEESDSVNAYYFWSLVQKAKNLYLFYNSEAGNDVKEMSRYIQQIEKELLHVNKNIKYGHVIVSPEANEIKDNRIVITKTPELNEFMLSRIKRMSPTYLADYINCGLQFYLRKVLNLKEDDDVEEVFSPAVFGTVFHGIMQKLYEPYIDKVISDDIINTIIDNVNKNYDDVFETFLKSDKKLSNVNFSAKGRNLLYKSIIQRLAIRLLQQERNRNPFTVKALENEMYTSIKFNVNGKEREISIGGIIDRIDEESNITTVIDYKTGNDYIVTLSAKNYEKYWEEFPASTKYKANLQTMLYAYMLWMEKPDKKYNAGLYALKNPRENIKTISAIPFTDSDMKRFESVLVYLLEDVFNVEKPFTQTENLDNCKYCDFKTLCRRL; encoded by the coding sequence ATGAATAATTTTATCGCATCGGTTGCAGCAAAAATATTTGCAGCACACAGTGGAAATCTTGGTAGCGTTCTTGTTGTGTTCCCTTCCCGTAGGGCAGGAGTGTATTTCCGTAAAGAACTTTCAGCATTGCTTGATAAACCTGTTTGGTCGCCCGCAGTAATGAGCATAAACGAATTTGTAGTATCATTTTCAAAACTTGAGCTTGCGGATAAGCTGACGCTTATAATGAAGTTATATAAATCGTACTCAAAGCATTTCATCGAAGAACCATTCGATGAATTCTATTCATGGGGTGAAATGCTGCTGAAAGATTTTGATGAGGTTGACAGGTATCTTGTAAACGCAGAGCTTCTTTTCAGAAAGCTTAAAGATGAAAAAGAGATTGAACACAGGTTTCAAACCGAATTAAACGAATACGCAAAAAATTTCTGGGGAAGTCTTATTAATTTAAGGTCAGACAATGAATACGCAAAAAAATTTCTTGATATCTGGAATAGTCTATTCGAAATCTATTCCGGTTTCAGAAATGACCTTACAAAAGATGGACTTGCTTATGAAGGGCTTGCTGCGAGGGAAATCGCAGAGAATATCGGTAATTCTTCATCATTCGATAAATATGTTAAAGTTTATTTTGCTGGTTTCAATTCTCTTAATAAATGTGAGCTTAAAATTATTAGTTCACTTAAGGAAAAGGATAAATCAGTAATTTTCTGGGATGCTGATAATTATTATCTCGACGATATAAAACAGGAATCGGGTTCATTCATCAGAAAATTTCATGAACAGATCGGCGGAGAAATAATCCTGTCGGATGACTCGCTAACTTCTGGAACAAAACAAATTGAAGTAGTAGGCTCGCCGCTGAATTCAGGTATGGTAAAAGCATTCGGCAGTAAGCTTGAACAGGAAATCAAAGGTCGTAAGGTATCCCCGGAAAATACACTTGTCGTTATACCCGATGCTTCCGGTCTTTTACCGGTTCTTTATTCTATACCAGCAAACTCTGGTAATTTAAACGTTACGATGGGATTGCCTCTGAAGTCAACCCCTTTGTACAATCTCATTAGCATTATAAACAAGCTTCACTCTGGAAAAATATTTGAGGATGAAAAACCTAAGTTTTACTACAAGGATGTTATTAATTTATTATTGCATCCATACATTAAGTTTGCCTCTGCAAAAGATATTTTCGCATTTATCAGAAAAGTAAGAGAGGAGAATATAGCATATATTGATGTTTTCAAGGAATTCCTGAACACTCTCGGTAATAAAAGCATTAAAATTATTTTGACTCAGATATTTACCTCTGGTCCTGATGTAAACGAATTAATTAACAACCTGAACGGTATCATTAATTCCCTTGCAATCAGAATTGAAGAAAGCACCGATTCAGACGGTGATTACAAAGTTTTTCAGCTTGAATATCTTTACTGTTTTTCCACTCAGCTGAACCGTCTTGCAGATGCCTTGACTGCCGGAGATGTTCGGCTTAATCAGTTTACATTTTGGAATATGCTGAAGCAGATATTAAACTCAACGGGAGTTGTTTTCACAGGCGAACCGCTTAAAGGACTTCAGGTGATGGGTCTTCTTGAATCAAGAAACCTTTCATTTGAAAATGTTTTTATACTGTATATGAATGAGGATTCAATGCCCACTACAAATCAGATGTTAAGTTACATTCCTTATTCACTTCGCAAAAGTTTTGGTATGCCGACTTATGAGGAAAGCGATTCAGTAAATGCTTACTATTTCTGGAGCCTGGTTCAGAAAGCAAAGAACTTGTATCTTTTCTACAATTCAGAAGCAGGTAATGATGTTAAAGAAATGAGCAGATATATTCAGCAAATAGAGAAAGAACTTCTGCACGTAAACAAGAATATAAAGTACGGTCACGTAATTGTAAGTCCTGAAGCGAACGAAATAAAAGATAACAGGATTGTAATTACGAAGACACCCGAGCTGAATGAATTTATGCTGAGTCGTATTAAAAGAATGTCCCCAACCTACCTTGCCGATTACATTAACTGCGGATTGCAGTTTTACTTAAGGAAAGTACTTAACCTGAAAGAAGATGACGATGTGGAAGAAGTTTTCAGTCCCGCTGTGTTCGGTACGGTTTTTCACGGCATTATGCAGAAACTATACGAACCCTATATCGATAAAGTCATTTCGGACGATATTATAAATACTATCATTGATAACGTTAATAAAAACTATGATGATGTTTTTGAAACATTCTTAAAATCTGACAAAAAACTTTCTAATGTAAATTTCTCCGCAAAAGGCAGAAACTTGCTTTACAAATCAATAATTCAAAGACTCGCTATTCGTCTGCTGCAACAGGAAAGAAACCGAAATCCCTTCACGGTAAAAGCTCTCGAAAATGAAATGTACACATCAATTAAGTTTAACGTAAACGGAAAAGAGCGGGAAATCAGTATTGGCGGCATAATAGACAGGATTGATGAAGAGAGCAACATTACTACTGTTATAGATTATAAAACAGGAAATGATTACATAGTGACTTTGTCTGCAAAAAACTATGAAAAGTACTGGGAAGAATTTCCTGCAAGCACAAAATATAAAGCAAACCTGCAGACGATGCTTTATGCCTATATGTTGTGGATGGAGAAACCCGATAAAAAATATAACGCAGGTCTGTATGCCTTAAAAAATCCGAGAGAGAATATTAAGACAATCAGTGCAATTCCGTTTACTGATTCCGATATGAAACGATTCGAATCAGTTCTGGTATATCTTCTCGAGGATGTTTTCAATGTTGAAAAACCATTCACACAGACAGAAAATCTTGATAACTGCAAATACTGCGATTTCAAAACCTTATGCAGACGCTTGTAA